From the genome of Pseudomonas sp. FP453:
TTGGCGGCTGCTCGGCCATTTCCTGGCGGCGGCTTGGGTGTTGTTTTTCCTTCACGGGCTGGGGCCGGTCAGGGTGTTCGGCCAGCTTCTGGACCTTGGCTGGTTTGGGAATGTCCTGGCCGTTCTCTATCTGGTCTGGCTGTTGAATCTCTATAACTTCATGGATGGCATCGACGGCATCGCAAGCGTTGAAGCGCTGTGCGCCTGCTTGGGCATGTGCGCCATCTATTGGTGGGTGGGCCAGCCACAGCTTGTGTGGACACCGCTGGTGTTCAGCATGGCGGTAGCGGGGTTTCTGTATTGGAATTTCCCACCGGCCAGGATTTTCATGGGTGATGCTGGAAGCGGGTTTATCGGCATCATGCTGGGTGCTTTCTCATTGCAGGCCAGTGTCGTTTCCCCTCAGTTGCTCTGGGCATGGCTGATCATGCTGGGGGTGTTCATCGTCGATGCCACATTCACCTTGATACGCCGGCTGTTGCGCGGGGATAAGGTTTATGAGGCCCATCGCAGTCACGCCTACCAGTTTGCCTCGCGACAGTTTGGTCAACACCGTCCAGTCACGCTGACGGTCGCGTGCATCAATATCTTCTGGCTGTTCCCCGTGGCACTGGCAGTCGTGTTGTTGGATATCGATGGCTTTCTTGGGCTTGCTCTCGCTTATGCCCCTTTGATTTGGCTGGCAGTAAGGTTTCACGCGGGAGCGCTGGAGCACGTTGAGGCGCGCTGATCATCCTGGATGTTCAAGTGCAGACTAAAATAGTCTGATAGCGACATCATCCCTGCGGTGTCTATTGGCAGGTGAAGGTTATTTTGGAGAATGAAGATGGATCGAATGCGCACGCTGCTGCTGGGCTTGCCAAGGCGTCACAAGCGCGTTCTGCAGGTTCTGACTGACGTCGTGATGGTGTGGATCGCGTTGTGGATGGCCTTTGTAGTACGCCTGGGCATCGATGAAATGGTCAATCCTGTCCGGATGCACTTCTGGCTGTTCATTTCTGCGCCCATCATTGCCATCCCGTTGTTCGTGCGATTTGGCATGTACCGGGCAGTCATGCGTTATTTCGGCAATGATGCGCTGATCGCCATCATCAAGGCCGTCAGCTTGTCAGCGTTGATATTGGCGTTGGTGGTCTATTGGTACAGCAATCATCAAAACGTGGTTCCGCGCTCGATCGTGTTCAACTATTGGTGGTTGAGCCTGATCATGATCGGCGGCTTGCGACTGGGCATGCGCCAATACTTTTTGGGGGATTGGTTCACCGCTTCGCAGCACGTGCCTTTCACCAGTCGTGACGATGGCTTGATCAAAGTCGCTATCTACGGCGCCGGTTCTGCCGGGAACCAGTTGGTTGCCGCACTTCGAATGGGGCGAGTCATGCGCCCAGTGGCGTTTATCGATGACGACTCGAGCATTTCAGACCGAGTCATATCGGGTTTGCATGTGTATAAACCCAAGCACATCCAACAAATGATCGAGGCAACCGGCGCCCAGGAAATCCTTCTGGCCATCCCCTCGTCCAACCGTGGCCGCCGTCGTGAAATCCTGAGTTTTCTTGAAGGCTTTCCACTCCACGTGCGCAGTGTTCCCGGCTTCATGGACCTCGCCAGTGGGCGTGTCAAAGTTGACGATATTCAAGAAGTCGATATCGCCGACCTGCTGGGGCGCGATGCGGTCCCGGCACAGGCCGACTTGCTTGAGCACTGCGTCAAGGCCCAGGTGGTACTGGTAACCGGTGCGGGTGGCTCCATCGGCTCGGAGCTTTGCCGACAGATTCTTTCCCTGCGGCCAACGACCTTGTTGTTGTTCGATCACGGCGAATTCAACCTGTACACCATCCTGTCCGAGTTGGAACAGCGCATTGCGCGGGAGTCTTTGCCGGTAAAACTTCTACCGATTCTCGGGTCAGTGCGTAACCCGGAAAAACTGCTCGACGTGATGAAGACCTGGCATGTCGATACCGTCTACCATGCCGCGGCCTACAAACACGTCCCGATGGTTGAGCACAACGTGGCAGAAGGCGTGTTGAACAACGTCATCGGAACACTGAATACCGCCCAGGCGGCACTCCAGTCGGGGGTTGCCAACTTCGTGTTGATCTCAACTGACAAGGCTGTACGCCCGACAAACATCATGGGCAGTACCAAGCGCCTGGCAGAGTTGACACTGCAAGCCCTGAGCAGGGAATTGGCCCCCGTACTGTTCGGCGACAAGTCCAATGTTTCCCATGTCAACAAGACCCGCTTCACCATGGTTCGCTTCGGCAACGTTCTTGGGTCCTCGGGCTCTGTGATTCCGTTGTTCCACAAGCAGATCAAATCCGGAGGGCCGCTGACGGTGACCCACCCGAAGATCACGCGCTACTTCATGACGATCCCGGAGGCCGCCCAACTCGTCATCCAGGCAGGCTCCATGGGGCAGGGCGGGGACGTATTTGTTCTGGATATGGGCGAACCGGTGAAAATCATCGAACTGGCAGAAAAGATGGTTCATCTCTCTGGCCTGAGCGTGCGCTCCGATAAAAACCCCCAAGGTGACATCTCCATCGAGTTCACCGGCTTGCGTCCCGGTGAAAAACTTTACGAGGAGTTACTGATTGGCGACAACGTGGTCGCGACCCAGCACCCGATGATCATGAGTGCCAGTGAAGATCATCTGTCGTGGGAGGTGCTCAAGGGCACGCTCAAAGAGCTGCTGGCTGCGGTCGATCAAGATGATTACGCGCGTATCCGAGAGCTGTTGCGCGACACTGTCAGCGGCTACTCCCCCGATGGCGAAATCGTTGATTGGATCTATCAGCAACGTCGCCTGGAGCCTTGATTTAACACCCTGTTACTCAAGCTTTTTTGACGAATCCCACGCATCACCTAAGTTTGAAAAGCAGCTTCGGAAAGCTGCTTTTCTCTCATAGTTGTCATGGAGCGTCACCAATGCAAAACACCTACGTTTCTTCCCTGATCTTCGCCTTCCTCACCACACTCTCCGTCACCACCACCGCAGCCCCTTCGATCAAACCCGAAGCACCCACCCCCATCACTGCGCAAATAACCAAGGCCGAGCAAGCCGCCAAGGTCAACCTGAACGCCGCCGACGCCGAAACCCTGCGGCGTGACTTGTTCGGCATCGGCGCCGCCAAAGCCAAGGCAATCGTCGCCTACCGCGATAGCAACGGTCCGTTCACGGCAGTGGATGAGTTGTTGGAGGTGAAGGGCATTGGCAAGGCGTTGCTGGAGAAGAACCGCGATAGGCTGTCGATCAATTAAGTAGCCAGGAGGCCGGTCATTGATCGGCCTTTTCATCTTCCCGGATCTGCGTTTTCAAGGTGTCTCGAACCACATCCATGATCCGCGTGGCCAATTGTGGATTCTCGACACTCCTGGCCAGCACCAGCGCGCCCACCAGTGTCGACATCATCACCAGTGCCTGAGCGTCAGTACGGCCCTCACCCAAAGCTGTATCAATCTGTTTGAGCCGTGCATCGAGCACGGCGTCCGTTGTCGGACTAGGCTGGCCTCGTAGCCCTAGTTCGGAACACATGGTCGGCAAAGGGCAACCCTGGTCCGGGGAGGTCTGATGCCAGTCCGACAGGTAGCTGTCGATGAACGCGTCCAACGGCCGCTCCTGGCTGAACAGCATCTCGCAGTGAGTATCGAGTTCTGCGGCCGAGGCGAGCAGGGCTTTTTCTACCAGTTCGTCCTTGGACTTGAAGTGTGCGTAAAACCCGCCATGCGTCAGGCCCAGCGCTTTCATCAGCGGTTGCAGGCCGGTGGCGCCAATGCCGTCGCGGCGAAAGCGTACCGACGCTTCCTTGATGATGCGCTGATGGGTTTGGGCTTTGTGGTCTTGGGAGTAACGCATAGGGCAGCCTCGGTAACGAGGTGGCAGTTTAACGGAGTTGAACGTTATTACACATCCAGCGAAGCGCAGCGGTTGGCACGAAAAGTGATTACGTCTACGCAGAGGATTGTTCAACAATCATGGGGGAGTGATGGCACTCAGTTTGTCGTTAGCCGATCAGATCGCGCTGGAACTTCGTGCCGACATCATCGGTGGGCGGTTGCTACCTGGCATGGCGTTGGTCGAGGTGGAGTTGGTGAGGCGTTACAACGCCTCGCGCAACACGATTCGCGAAGCCTTGCATCGCCTGGGGCAAGAAGGCCTGACCCGGTACGTGCGAAACAAGGGGGTGATGGTCCGGCGCCTGGAGCGTGAAGAGGTGCGTGATGTGTTTGTAGTGCGACGCACCCTGGAGTTACAGGCCATCGCCCAGAGCGGCGCATTGACCGCCGATCAGTCCGAGCGCATGCAAAACGCTATCGACGCCACCACCCTGGCGCGGGAACGTGAAGATTGGCGCGCCGTGGCCACCCACAGCCTGGTGTTCCACCAACAGATTGTCGGGCTGATGCGCAGCCCGTTGTTCGATGACTTTTTTGCCCAGGTGATCGCCCAGTTACGCCTGGTATTTTGTGCCGCACCCGATGAGCAGCGGTTCCAGTCACCCTGGCTGGAGCGTGACCGTGAGATATACGTGCTATTGGTCCAAGCGGATAAACCGGCAGCAGGGCAGGCGCTGAGTTTGTATCTGGATGATTCGGAGCGCGCGTCGCTGGCCCTGTTCGCCCCCCTTGATCGAGGATTTCCATAATGTACAAAGACTATCCGGCGGCTTATCAGGTCAGCAAAGGTTCGGCGCTGCAGGTTGATAAGGCGTTTTATGAGCGCATTCGCGAGTGCGCCGACCAGCGCACCTTGATCGAACAATTCGAGGTGCCGATTCGTACGGGCAGGGCATGGAAAGTGCCGGCCGGGCATGTGTTCCGGGTGACCACGCCGGTTGGCCCGCAGGTGGGCGACTTCAACGTGTGGAACGCCAATGACCCGCGCGAGCGGCTGTGGGCCGCACGCACGCGGCAGTTGCAGGGCGCCCATGTCAGCACCCATGACCGCTTGTGGTCGAACCTGCCGTTTCTGCGGCCCCTGGTGACTATCACCGATGACAGCCTGGCGAGCTATGGCATCGATGAACATGGCGGGCGCCTGCATGACCTGCTGGGTACGCGCTGCGACCCTTATGTGAACCGCATGCTCACCGGTGAGGACTTCCATCACCATTGCCACTCGAACCTGACGCGTGCGGTTTTACCCCACGGCCTGACGGAATTCGACGTGCATGACGTGCTGAATATTTTCCAGTGCACCGGCCTCAATCAGGACGACATGTATTTCATGAAGGCGTGCCCGGCGCAGAAGGGTGATTACCTGGAGTTCTTTGCCGAGATTGATCTGCTGTGCGCGCTGTCGACCTGCCCGGGCGGGGACCTGTCACTGCCGATGTGGGGCCCCGACGCGCAGGACCCGCTGACGGTGTGTCGCCCGCTGGGCGTTGAGATCTACCGGTTGGAAGCGGCGCTGCTGAATGGCTGGAGCCAGCCGGAACGTGCTGCCTACAAGGGGCAGCACGGGTTGCATATGGCCAAGGCGGCTTGGGAGTAACCCAAGGCTCAGCGATCTTGCGCGTCCTTGGCATCCGCCTGGGCGTTGCGTTCGGCCACGCGTTTGCGTTGTTCGTCGGTGAGTTCCACCTTGTTGGCGCTGTCCCGCAGCATCAGCAAGCCACCGACGATCGAGCCGATCGCCACCACTAAAATCAACCACGCATACCACGGCATAAGGCTCTCCTTGAGGCAGATTGCCGTGGGAGAATTTTCCCACGGGAATAACTGCTTTGAGTAACGGGCTTTCTCAGTAGTTCAGTGTAGGCCCGTTCTGCCTCCAGTAGATCAGAGCCCGGTCAACATCGCATCCGCCGGGGCACCGGCACGGTTCTGCGCGGTCATCTGGAAGTAGGCAAACCCTACCGCCATGAAGCCCAGGAAGATCAACCCGATCAACGTGTTGAACCAGGCCATGGCCACCAGGCACACCACCGCCAGCACCAGCGCAATGCCCGGCACAATCGGGTAACCCGGCGCGCGAAAGGTGCGCTCCAGCAGCGGTTCGCTTTTACGCAGCTTGAACAGGCTGAGCATGCTCATGATGTACATCACGATGGCGCCGAAGACCGCCATGGTGATCATCGCTGCGGTCAGCGTCATGCCGCCCAGGTTGATCAAGCCGTCGCTGTAGATCGCGGCGATGCCGACCACGCCGCCGGCGAGGATGGCGCGGTGGGGTGTCTGAAAGCGCGACAGCTTGGCGAGGAAAGAGGGCAGGTAACCGGCGCGGGCCAGGGCAAAGAACTGACGCGAATAGCCGAGGATGATGCCGTGGAAGCTCGCCACCAGGCCGAACAGGCCGATCCACACCAGCATGTGCAGCCAACCTGAGTGGTCGCCCACCACGGTTTTCATCGCTTGCGGCAGTGGATCGTTGATGTTCGACAAGGTGCGCCAGTCACCCACGCCACCGGCGAAGAACATCACGCCCATGGCCAGGATCACCAGGGTCAGGATGCCGCTGATGTAGGCTTTTGGAATGGTGCGCTTGGGATCTTTCGCTTCTTCTGCGGCCATGGCCGCGCCTTCGATGGCGAGAAAGAACCAGATCGCAAAGGGAATCGCCGCAAACATCCCGGCAATCGCCGGCGCGCCAAACGTATCCGAACCGGCCCAGCCATTCAGGGCGAAGTTGCTGAAACTGAACGCCGGGGCGACCACGCCCATGAATACCAGCAACTCGGCCACGGCGAGCACGCACACCACCAATTCGAAGGTGGCAGCGAGTTTCACGCCGAGGATGTTCAGGCCCATGAACACGAAATAGGCGCCGACGGCCGCATGTTTCGGGTCCAGTGCCGGAAACTGCACGTTGAGATAGGCACCGATGGCCAGGGCAATGGCGGGCGGGGCGAACACGAATTCAATCAGCGTCGCCAGCCCGGCAATCAAGCCGCCTTTCTCACCAAAGGCGCGGCGGCTGTAGGCAAACGGCCCACCTGCGTGGGGAATGGCGGTGGTCAGTTCGGTGAAACTGAAGATAAAGCAGGTGTACATCGCGGCGACCATCAGCGAGGTCACCAGGAAGCCCAAGGTGCCGGCGACGCCCCAGCCGTAGCTCCAGCCGAAGTACTCCCCGGAAATCACCAGGCCGACAGCAATGCCCCACAAATGCAGGGTGCCCAAGGTGGGTTTGAGTTGTGTGTTCATCGTGCTGCGCTCCCTGAACGGTTTGGAATGATTCAAGGTATTGCAGCGGCCATGCCAGCCTGAGAATCATTGTCGTAAAGGCGCACACCTGTCGTCGGGGGGATGGTTTGGCGTTTGAATCTCGGCAGGGTTGCACCAGATGAGTGCGAGGTTGTTTGAGCTGCCGCCATCGCGGGCAAGCCCGCTCCCACACTCGACCGCGTTGTCATGGCAAACGCCGATCAAACTGTGGGAGCGGGCTTGCCCGCGATGAGGCCTTCCCAGCCACTACACCTCTCCTGTAACCCCCGCATAAACCCACTCTTTACGCCGTCTTTACGCCCCGCCCACCCCCTCGCTCTCGTTCCTTTACACCACTCCTGCGGACAATTGCCCCACACGCGGCAATACGCCGCTAAACGGAGAAACTTCCATGAGCGTTCTGGACGGGGTGTCACTGCTATTGGCCGTGGCGCTGTTCATTTATCTGCTGGCTGCGCTGCTACGCGCGGATCGGAACTAGGAGCTTGGCCATGCACAGTTATGACTATTGGCTGATCATCGCCTTCTTTGCCGTGGTGTTGGTGCCGGCGCCGTTCCTGGGCCGGTTCTACTACAAGGTGATGGAAGGCCAGCGCACCTGGTTGAGCCCGGTCCTGGGGCCTGTCGAAAAGGCCTGCTATCGCCTCTCGGGCGTGGACGAACATCAGGAACAAAGCTGGCAGAAGTACATGCTGGCCCTGCTGGCATTCAACCTTGCCGGCTTCCTGCTGTTGTTCGCCATCCTGCTGTTCCAGGACTACCTCCCACTGAACCCGCAGAAATTACCGGGCCAGGAATGGACGCTGGCCTTCAACACCGCCGTCAGTTTCATGACCAACACCAACTGGCAGTCCTACAGCGGTGAGGCGTCCCTGAGCTACCTCAGCCAGATGGCCGGCCTGACCGTACAGAACTTCGTCAGCGCCGCCACCGGTTTGGCCGTCCTTGTCGCCTTGTGCCGCGGGATCGGTCGCAAATCCGCGCAGACCCTGGGTAACTTCTGGGTCGACATGACCCGCGCCACCCTCTACGGCCTGCTGCCCCTGTGCCTGGTGCTCGCATTGTTCCTGGTGTGGCAGGGCGTGCCGCAGACCTTCGCCCATTACGTCGATGCGCTGACGATGCAGGGCGTGGATCAGGTGATCCCCCTCGGCCCGGCCGCCAGCCAGATCGCGATCAAGCA
Proteins encoded in this window:
- a CDS encoding DUF2897 family protein encodes the protein MPWYAWLILVVAIGSIVGGLLMLRDSANKVELTDEQRKRVAERNAQADAKDAQDR
- a CDS encoding DUF1989 domain-containing protein — encoded protein: MYKDYPAAYQVSKGSALQVDKAFYERIRECADQRTLIEQFEVPIRTGRAWKVPAGHVFRVTTPVGPQVGDFNVWNANDPRERLWAARTRQLQGAHVSTHDRLWSNLPFLRPLVTITDDSLASYGIDEHGGRLHDLLGTRCDPYVNRMLTGEDFHHHCHSNLTRAVLPHGLTEFDVHDVLNIFQCTGLNQDDMYFMKACPAQKGDYLEFFAEIDLLCALSTCPGGDLSLPMWGPDAQDPLTVCRPLGVEIYRLEAALLNGWSQPERAAYKGQHGLHMAKAAWE
- a CDS encoding TetR/AcrR family transcriptional regulator produces the protein MRYSQDHKAQTHQRIIKEASVRFRRDGIGATGLQPLMKALGLTHGGFYAHFKSKDELVEKALLASAAELDTHCEMLFSQERPLDAFIDSYLSDWHQTSPDQGCPLPTMCSELGLRGQPSPTTDAVLDARLKQIDTALGEGRTDAQALVMMSTLVGALVLARSVENPQLATRIMDVVRDTLKTQIREDEKADQ
- the kdpF gene encoding K(+)-transporting ATPase subunit F, producing the protein MSVLDGVSLLLAVALFIYLLAALLRADRN
- the eat gene encoding ethanolamine permease, with protein sequence MNTQLKPTLGTLHLWGIAVGLVISGEYFGWSYGWGVAGTLGFLVTSLMVAAMYTCFIFSFTELTTAIPHAGGPFAYSRRAFGEKGGLIAGLATLIEFVFAPPAIALAIGAYLNVQFPALDPKHAAVGAYFVFMGLNILGVKLAATFELVVCVLAVAELLVFMGVVAPAFSFSNFALNGWAGSDTFGAPAIAGMFAAIPFAIWFFLAIEGAAMAAEEAKDPKRTIPKAYISGILTLVILAMGVMFFAGGVGDWRTLSNINDPLPQAMKTVVGDHSGWLHMLVWIGLFGLVASFHGIILGYSRQFFALARAGYLPSFLAKLSRFQTPHRAILAGGVVGIAAIYSDGLINLGGMTLTAAMITMAVFGAIVMYIMSMLSLFKLRKSEPLLERTFRAPGYPIVPGIALVLAVVCLVAMAWFNTLIGLIFLGFMAVGFAYFQMTAQNRAGAPADAMLTGL
- a CDS encoding glycosyltransferase family 4 protein, with protein sequence MNVLWLLPGLAGVSLLLTWLLRRYALSASLIDTPNARSSHSIPTPRGGGVAIVLSFLAAVPVLAFAGLVPWPWAWGMLGAGLGVAVLGFMDDHGHIAARWRLLGHFLAAAWVLFFLHGLGPVRVFGQLLDLGWFGNVLAVLYLVWLLNLYNFMDGIDGIASVEALCACLGMCAIYWWVGQPQLVWTPLVFSMAVAGFLYWNFPPARIFMGDAGSGFIGIMLGAFSLQASVVSPQLLWAWLIMLGVFIVDATFTLIRRLLRGDKVYEAHRSHAYQFASRQFGQHRPVTLTVACINIFWLFPVALAVVLLDIDGFLGLALAYAPLIWLAVRFHAGALEHVEAR
- a CDS encoding ComEA family DNA-binding protein, with the protein product MQNTYVSSLIFAFLTTLSVTTTAAPSIKPEAPTPITAQITKAEQAAKVNLNAADAETLRRDLFGIGAAKAKAIVAYRDSNGPFTAVDELLEVKGIGKALLEKNRDRLSIN
- a CDS encoding nucleoside-diphosphate sugar epimerase/dehydratase, whose protein sequence is MDRMRTLLLGLPRRHKRVLQVLTDVVMVWIALWMAFVVRLGIDEMVNPVRMHFWLFISAPIIAIPLFVRFGMYRAVMRYFGNDALIAIIKAVSLSALILALVVYWYSNHQNVVPRSIVFNYWWLSLIMIGGLRLGMRQYFLGDWFTASQHVPFTSRDDGLIKVAIYGAGSAGNQLVAALRMGRVMRPVAFIDDDSSISDRVISGLHVYKPKHIQQMIEATGAQEILLAIPSSNRGRRREILSFLEGFPLHVRSVPGFMDLASGRVKVDDIQEVDIADLLGRDAVPAQADLLEHCVKAQVVLVTGAGGSIGSELCRQILSLRPTTLLLFDHGEFNLYTILSELEQRIARESLPVKLLPILGSVRNPEKLLDVMKTWHVDTVYHAAAYKHVPMVEHNVAEGVLNNVIGTLNTAQAALQSGVANFVLISTDKAVRPTNIMGSTKRLAELTLQALSRELAPVLFGDKSNVSHVNKTRFTMVRFGNVLGSSGSVIPLFHKQIKSGGPLTVTHPKITRYFMTIPEAAQLVIQAGSMGQGGDVFVLDMGEPVKIIELAEKMVHLSGLSVRSDKNPQGDISIEFTGLRPGEKLYEELLIGDNVVATQHPMIMSASEDHLSWEVLKGTLKELLAAVDQDDYARIRELLRDTVSGYSPDGEIVDWIYQQRRLEP
- a CDS encoding GntR family transcriptional regulator, coding for MALSLSLADQIALELRADIIGGRLLPGMALVEVELVRRYNASRNTIREALHRLGQEGLTRYVRNKGVMVRRLEREEVRDVFVVRRTLELQAIAQSGALTADQSERMQNAIDATTLAREREDWRAVATHSLVFHQQIVGLMRSPLFDDFFAQVIAQLRLVFCAAPDEQRFQSPWLERDREIYVLLVQADKPAAGQALSLYLDDSERASLALFAPLDRGFP